One genomic segment of Nocardia sp. XZ_19_385 includes these proteins:
- a CDS encoding TetR/AcrR family transcriptional regulator gives MTVKGRRAEYAEATRTALLEAGRKLFIERRYGDLSADEIARAARLTRGAVYHHFTGGKPGLFEAVFEQVEQELTDRLTAALGAPGDPWDTAVRALNVFLDECTDVAYQRIVLQEGPAALGWDRWRELDEQHMVGLIRDLVAQLIRAEVFRPRSPDLTARAIYGLLTELAWTLADTTDDQVRHEAGQIALDMISSLRRHPE, from the coding sequence GTGACTGTCAAGGGACGACGAGCGGAATACGCCGAAGCCACCCGGACCGCCCTGCTGGAGGCGGGCCGCAAGCTGTTCATCGAACGGCGCTACGGGGACTTGTCCGCCGACGAGATCGCGCGCGCCGCCCGCCTCACCCGCGGCGCCGTGTACCACCACTTCACCGGCGGAAAACCCGGATTGTTCGAGGCCGTCTTCGAACAGGTCGAGCAGGAACTGACCGACCGGCTGACCGCCGCACTCGGCGCCCCAGGTGACCCTTGGGACACCGCGGTCCGCGCCTTGAACGTCTTCCTCGACGAATGCACCGACGTCGCCTACCAGCGCATCGTCCTCCAGGAAGGCCCCGCCGCCCTGGGCTGGGACCGCTGGCGCGAACTCGACGAACAACACATGGTCGGCCTCATCCGCGACCTGGTCGCGCAACTGATTCGCGCCGAGGTCTTCCGCCCCCGCTCACCCGACCTCACCGCCCGCGCCATCTACGGCCTGCTCACCGAACTCGCCTGGACCCTCGCCGACACCACCGACGATCAGGTCCGCCACGAAGCCGGCCAGATCGCCCTCGACATGATCAGCTCTCTACGCCGCCACCCCGAATAG
- a CDS encoding ANTAR domain-containing response regulator, with translation MSETAGGAGSKRDAGAKRVVVAEDEALIRMDLVEMLTEEGYLVVGEAGDGQQAVDLAVEHRPDLVIMDVKMPRRDGIDAAAEIASRRVAPVVILTAFSQRDLVERARDAGAMAYLVKPFTKSDLVPAIELAASRFHEITALESEVANLSDRLETRKLVERAKGVLMQTHGLSEPQAFKWIQRTAMDRRTTMKAVAEVVLENLTPK, from the coding sequence ATGAGTGAAACAGCAGGGGGCGCCGGCTCGAAGCGCGACGCCGGGGCGAAGCGAGTCGTCGTTGCTGAGGATGAGGCGCTCATTCGGATGGATCTGGTGGAGATGCTGACCGAAGAGGGCTACCTGGTCGTCGGTGAGGCCGGCGACGGTCAGCAGGCGGTGGATCTGGCCGTGGAGCATCGCCCGGATCTGGTCATCATGGATGTGAAGATGCCGCGCCGCGACGGTATCGACGCCGCTGCGGAGATCGCCTCCAGACGTGTTGCGCCCGTGGTCATCCTGACCGCGTTCAGTCAGCGCGATTTAGTGGAGCGGGCCCGCGACGCCGGCGCCATGGCCTATTTGGTGAAGCCGTTCACCAAGTCGGACCTGGTGCCCGCCATCGAGCTGGCCGCCAGCCGCTTCCACGAGATCACCGCGCTGGAGAGCGAAGTCGCCAATCTGTCCGACCGGCTGGAGACGCGCAAGCTGGTCGAGCGCGCCAAGGGTGTGCTCATGCAGACCCATGGTCTCTCGGAACCGCAGGCTTTCAAGTGGATTCAGCGCACCGCGATGGATCGCCGCACTACGATGAAAGCGGTAGCCGAGGTAGTGCTGGAGAACTTGACACCGAAGTGA
- a CDS encoding tyrosine-type recombinase/integrase — MRTYFALSSGVFAVLSACLPHGHLEGVPLGVRSGDEDMGLEGVVPHSLRHTAASLAISAGANIEVVQKMLGHKTATLTLDLYGHLFPDDLDTVADGMDAGAKAAADQLRTA; from the coding sequence GTGCGTACTTATTTCGCCCTCTCATCTGGTGTTTTCGCGGTGCTGTCTGCTTGCCTGCCGCACGGACACCTAGAGGGAGTTCCGCTGGGTGTTCGATCAGGCGACGAAGATATGGGTTTGGAAGGTGTTGTGCCACATAGTCTTCGGCACACCGCCGCATCGCTGGCGATCAGCGCTGGGGCGAACATCGAGGTGGTGCAGAAGATGCTGGGCCACAAGACGGCGACGCTGACCCTGGATCTCTACGGGCATCTATTCCCGGACGATCTCGACACCGTGGCCGACGGGATGGATGCCGGAGCGAAAGCTGCTGCGGACCAATTGCGGACTGCATGA
- a CDS encoding GNAT family N-acetyltransferase has product MGIQPEHDIRIKHASAAEIEQHYSRWVELAGVGDSIVGGNGPSLSRAQRKNQLGIAVRPEFRIQLTRTMRRHGVARAIYARSVVLSADVEGQVIGGLVARPQRGYVDGVAPFGSEVQEATLVRLMKLEIVAIDREHRGAGGGGRPVRHALEIMKAGGVQLVYGSFSADRRLEPFYESLGFAIAGNGYGLDLGPVTGARFGVLAEVGERLFACSLGASPALVFTDASDGPVIR; this is encoded by the coding sequence ATGGGGATTCAGCCGGAACACGACATCAGGATCAAGCACGCTTCGGCGGCAGAGATCGAACAGCACTACAGCCGGTGGGTGGAACTCGCGGGGGTCGGGGACAGCATCGTCGGCGGCAACGGTCCGTCACTATCGCGAGCACAGCGAAAGAATCAGCTTGGCATCGCAGTGCGACCAGAATTCAGGATCCAATTGACGAGGACCATGCGAAGGCACGGCGTCGCGAGGGCAATTTATGCGCGAAGTGTCGTACTCAGCGCCGACGTCGAAGGGCAAGTCATCGGTGGCCTGGTGGCGAGACCGCAACGTGGATACGTCGATGGTGTAGCACCGTTCGGCTCCGAAGTACAAGAGGCAACGCTGGTGCGCCTAATGAAGCTTGAGATCGTTGCCATCGATCGGGAGCACCGCGGAGCGGGCGGCGGAGGGCGGCCGGTCCGGCACGCCCTCGAGATCATGAAAGCCGGAGGGGTGCAGTTGGTCTATGGATCCTTTTCCGCCGACCGCCGCCTCGAACCGTTCTACGAATCCCTCGGGTTCGCCATTGCTGGAAACGGTTACGGGCTCGATCTAGGTCCGGTCACAGGAGCTAGATTCGGGGTGCTTGCTGAAGTTGGGGAGCGATTGTTCGCCTGCAGCCTCGGCGCGAGCCCAGCGTTGGTATTCACTGACGCGAGCGACGGTCCTGTTATCCGATAG
- a CDS encoding branched-chain amino acid ABC transporter substrate-binding protein, which translates to MVISAAAALVLSGCSDKSTDDGKATGTEGNGGALTITPVAQVDTDGKEVPAATTAKAADPAGDGKATCPAGTAIAFAGPRTGPNAQLGLNIEYGIKVSLKAHNDANPGCKIELKTFDTEGDPQKATSVIPQIINDQSIVGLVGPTFSGETRATGKIISDAGLAALTASATNAGLTKNGWTHFFRGLANDDVQGPSVGKYLVNTAKYKKVCVVEDNSDYGTGLAKSIKEGLGAAADPSCAAAIKAGDKDFSATVTKIKGANPDAIFFAGYYAEGAPFAAQLKSGGVKATFVGPDGVNDPQFIRQAGSAAKGATLTCPCGPAPEKFTKDYQAINNEAPGVYSVEGYDLSTILFKGIDSGKQTRADLLAFVKSYSGDGLARNYKWSPDGELEKALIWIYTVK; encoded by the coding sequence TTGGTTATCAGCGCTGCCGCCGCGCTGGTGCTGTCCGGATGCAGTGACAAGTCGACCGATGATGGGAAGGCCACCGGGACCGAGGGGAACGGTGGCGCTCTGACCATCACCCCGGTCGCGCAGGTCGACACCGACGGCAAGGAAGTGCCGGCCGCCACGACGGCCAAGGCCGCCGATCCGGCCGGTGACGGCAAGGCCACCTGCCCGGCGGGCACGGCCATCGCTTTCGCCGGACCGCGAACCGGTCCGAACGCGCAGCTCGGACTCAATATCGAGTACGGCATCAAGGTCTCGCTCAAGGCGCACAACGACGCGAACCCGGGATGCAAGATCGAGCTCAAGACCTTCGACACCGAGGGTGATCCGCAGAAGGCCACCTCGGTGATTCCGCAGATCATCAACGATCAGTCGATTGTCGGCCTGGTCGGCCCGACCTTCTCCGGCGAGACCCGGGCGACCGGCAAGATCATCAGCGACGCCGGCCTGGCCGCGCTGACCGCCTCGGCCACCAACGCCGGTCTCACCAAGAACGGCTGGACCCACTTCTTCCGCGGCCTGGCCAACGACGACGTACAGGGCCCGTCCGTCGGCAAGTACCTGGTCAACACCGCCAAGTACAAGAAGGTCTGCGTCGTCGAGGACAACAGCGACTACGGCACCGGCCTGGCCAAGAGCATCAAGGAAGGCCTCGGTGCCGCCGCGGACCCGAGCTGCGCCGCCGCCATCAAGGCCGGTGACAAGGACTTCTCGGCCACCGTCACCAAGATCAAGGGCGCGAACCCGGACGCGATCTTCTTCGCCGGCTACTACGCCGAGGGTGCGCCGTTCGCGGCCCAGCTGAAGTCCGGTGGCGTGAAGGCCACCTTCGTCGGCCCGGACGGTGTCAACGATCCGCAGTTCATCCGGCAGGCCGGTAGCGCGGCCAAGGGCGCCACGCTGACCTGCCCGTGCGGTCCGGCTCCGGAGAAGTTCACCAAGGACTACCAGGCGATCAACAACGAAGCGCCCGGTGTGTACTCGGTCGAGGGCTACGACCTGTCGACGATCCTGTTCAAGGGCATCGACTCGGGCAAGCAGACCCGGGCGGACCTGCTCGCGTTCGTGAAGTCCTACAGCGGTGACGGGCTGGCCCGTAACTACAAGTGGAGCCCGGACGGCGAGCTGGAAAAAGCGCTCATCTGGATTTACACGGTCAAGTAG
- a CDS encoding alpha/beta fold hydrolase, whose translation MFDSDGAARTAASASALLTVQQLADQAAGLIQALQLDRPTVVGYSLGGFVAQRLAVDHPGDVGALILMGTGPGGTQQVLPDLPALVRGAPAFDPTAPAERVIPLYFSGHPDALAAWRQRTALRPNRIGVDLTGLNRQRAALTDWLVNPSANVVSSLPALRLPTLILGAENDEQEPAANSAVLHRYIPGSELRIYPALGHSFPSKHPGAWPKTSPASPGRNFWAQTLFGVAA comes from the coding sequence ATGTTCGATTCCGACGGCGCGGCGCGGACCGCGGCCAGCGCATCCGCGCTGTTGACCGTTCAGCAGTTGGCGGATCAAGCTGCCGGTCTCATCCAGGCTCTCCAACTGGACCGGCCTACCGTCGTGGGCTACTCGCTCGGAGGCTTTGTCGCGCAACGTTTGGCGGTGGACCATCCTGGCGACGTCGGCGCGCTGATCCTGATGGGCACCGGTCCTGGTGGAACACAGCAGGTGCTGCCGGATCTGCCCGCACTGGTTCGCGGCGCGCCGGCGTTCGACCCGACAGCGCCCGCGGAGCGGGTCATTCCGCTGTATTTCAGCGGCCACCCCGACGCGCTGGCCGCATGGCGGCAACGAACAGCGCTGCGCCCCAACCGGATCGGCGTCGACCTGACCGGACTCAACCGGCAGCGCGCCGCGTTGACCGACTGGCTGGTCAACCCGTCGGCCAATGTCGTCAGCAGCCTGCCGGCTCTGCGGCTGCCCACCCTGATCCTGGGCGCCGAGAACGACGAGCAAGAACCCGCCGCCAACTCCGCCGTTCTGCATCGCTACATCCCCGGTTCGGAACTGCGGATCTACCCCGCCCTCGGTCACTCGTTCCCTTCGAAGCACCCCGGCGCGTGGCCGAAGACATCGCCCGCTTCACCCGGTAGAAACTTTTGGGCTCAAACGCTATTCGGGGTGGCGGCGTAG